A region of Paraburkholderia sp. BL23I1N1 DNA encodes the following proteins:
- a CDS encoding cupin domain-containing protein — MSTITFTRIDAKGPGASGLNPALHDPADVILEGAKAPHALNAFSDASDMLSAGVWQCDAGTLKLADLPIHEVCVLIEGEVVITSDDGRSERYAAGDAFILHKGFSGTWHMPVATKKYSIVYCG; from the coding sequence ATGAGCACCATCACATTCACCCGCATCGACGCTAAAGGCCCTGGCGCTTCCGGCCTGAACCCGGCACTGCACGACCCCGCCGACGTCATTCTGGAAGGCGCCAAGGCACCGCACGCCCTCAACGCCTTTTCCGACGCGAGCGACATGCTGTCCGCCGGCGTATGGCAATGCGATGCGGGCACGCTGAAGCTGGCGGACCTGCCGATCCACGAAGTCTGCGTGCTGATCGAAGGCGAAGTCGTCATCACCAGCGACGACGGCCGCAGCGAACGCTATGCCGCCGGCGACGCCTTCATTCTGCACAAGGGCTTCTCGGGCACGTGGCACATGCCGGTGGCGACCAAGAAGTACAGCATCGTGTACTGCGGTTGA
- a CDS encoding FAD-binding oxidoreductase gives MSESVKRAFEGVKLFPFWLDNPRAPAVERELIGPTSADLVVVGGGFTGLWAAIQAKEADPSLDVVLVDAGKVAYGASGRPGGIISTSVMHGLPNATRVFPQDLDVLEKLGQENLDGFKESLTRYGIEADVEWNGEMTVAVDPGHLDHLKGDYELHVAHGHDVVLLDSKGAREQLDSPLFAGAMWSRNRSGTIHPAKLAWGLKAAALKLGVRLHEHSPITRLEDLGATMIVHTQAGRIETRRVLLGTGTADVGVTDIKRRVMQVRDHIVATAPLSDEQMARIGWNNRQGIYDTRTQLNYFRLTKDNRIIFGGRVSYHFGGDPNPAADRDESTYYKLAEAFYRTFPQLDDVRFTHAWGGPIDYCSRGAVFARRYHGGKSVFVAGYTGFGVAGSRFGAKMGLDMLWNRETLITSLDISRKGPSYIPPEPLRWIAAKITFNAFDGADDRGGWRRLWINSIKALGFPM, from the coding sequence ATGAGCGAGTCAGTAAAGCGCGCGTTTGAAGGTGTAAAGCTGTTTCCGTTCTGGCTGGACAATCCGCGCGCGCCGGCTGTCGAACGGGAATTGATCGGTCCGACTTCCGCGGATCTGGTGGTGGTCGGCGGTGGCTTTACCGGGTTATGGGCCGCGATTCAGGCGAAAGAAGCGGACCCCTCGCTCGACGTCGTGCTGGTCGATGCGGGGAAGGTGGCCTACGGTGCGTCGGGCCGTCCGGGCGGGATCATTTCCACGTCGGTGATGCATGGTCTGCCGAATGCGACGCGGGTCTTTCCGCAAGACCTCGACGTGCTGGAAAAGCTGGGCCAGGAGAACCTCGACGGCTTCAAGGAATCGCTAACGCGTTACGGCATTGAGGCAGACGTCGAATGGAACGGCGAGATGACCGTGGCGGTCGATCCAGGCCACCTCGATCATCTGAAAGGCGATTACGAGTTGCATGTGGCGCATGGGCACGACGTCGTGCTGCTCGACAGCAAAGGCGCACGGGAACAACTCGATTCGCCCCTGTTCGCAGGCGCAATGTGGTCGCGTAATCGCAGCGGCACGATTCATCCGGCGAAACTCGCGTGGGGCCTGAAAGCGGCGGCACTGAAACTCGGCGTGCGTTTGCATGAACACTCGCCGATCACGCGCCTGGAAGATCTCGGCGCGACGATGATCGTGCATACGCAGGCGGGCCGTATCGAAACGCGGCGCGTGCTGCTTGGCACCGGCACGGCGGATGTGGGCGTGACCGACATCAAACGCCGCGTGATGCAGGTGCGTGATCACATCGTCGCGACCGCGCCGTTGAGCGACGAGCAGATGGCGCGCATCGGCTGGAACAATCGCCAGGGCATCTACGATACGCGTACGCAGCTCAACTATTTCCGTCTCACCAAAGACAACCGGATCATCTTCGGCGGCCGTGTGAGTTATCACTTCGGCGGCGATCCGAATCCGGCAGCGGATCGTGACGAGAGCACGTATTACAAGCTCGCCGAAGCGTTCTATCGCACCTTTCCGCAACTGGACGACGTGCGCTTCACCCATGCATGGGGCGGCCCGATCGACTATTGCTCGCGCGGCGCCGTGTTCGCGCGCCGCTATCACGGCGGCAAGAGCGTGTTTGTCGCGGGCTATACGGGCTTTGGCGTGGCAGGCAGCCGATTCGGTGCGAAGATGGGCCTCGACATGCTGTGGAATCGCGAGACGCTGATTACGTCGCTGGATATTTCGCGCAAAGGACCGTCGTACATTCCGCCGGAACCGCTGCGCTGGATCGCCGCGAAGATCACCTTCAACGCATTCGACGGCGCCGACGATCGGGGCGGCTGGCGGCGTCTCTGGATCAATTCGATCAAGGCGCTGGGTTTTCCGATGTAG